The window TTTGTACGGCAGCCACGACTCATTTGATTTATACACTTTCGATATTTGCTAAGGGATAATTTGTGGATGTTGGGTGGCTTTCTTGCTTTTTGTAATAATTGACATATCAAAATACAAAAAATATTTTTTATACAAAATACATAAATTGAAATTTCAATATACTAAAATTAAAATTGCAGCATACCGTATTAAAAAATTAGAATATTCTAAGTGTTTTATCCTTTTATTACAGTGTATTGTTATTGGTTAAAAAGTGGTGTCAGGTTTGATGACTTTATTATTGTAATATATGAAGTGTCCTCTTTTATAATGGAAGGGAGAGGTAATCCGCTTCGATTTTGCTTTCGTGTAAAGTTTCATTCGCTGGTGATATCCTATGAACTGTAAAGAAAGTTAGGAGTTTGCCATGCTTGAATTGAAACAACAGTTGACCGATCACCTCCCCCCTGTATTCGCCGGAACATCTTTGGATGCACTAACCGGTGATGCTGTCCGATGGAGGACGGTCCAGAACCTGCGGGCTCAGAAGAAGATTCCTTCAGAGTGCTTCATGCGACACGGGGCGCGGAAGGTGCTGATTGTCCGTGATCCGTTTTTGGATTGGTGGCTTAAAGAAATAGATTGATTCCGTTTTGATTTGGAGACGGAAGGAAGGCCAGGAGAATGAACTCCTGGCCTTTTCTTTTGAACATGTAAGGAGAAGAGACATGCTGACAAGGTTCTTTTGTTACGCAAAAAAAGAGTATGGAAAACCTGGCCGCCGAACGTGGTTGGAGTTTTCCGAAGAGACGTTGGCCCAGGCCATTCGTGATGGTGCGGAGTTTATTTCGACCATGACCTTTTCGCACAAACCCCAACAGGGGAAGCCGGAGCCCATCCGTAACGGGGATTTGGTTCTGGATCTTGATTATGCCAAGGATCCTGCAAGAGCTGTGGTCGATGCTTTGGTTTTCATTGAAGGGCTCATCGTTTTGGGAATAGACCCGGCAGTGCTGCGTATATGGTTGAGTGGCAAGAAGGGGCTGCATATCGTTATCCCTGCAGCCGTGTATGGCGATATGGAGGGAGACGCGCTTTTGCCCTTGATTCACAAGGCGTTTGTTGGAATTCTGCTCAGTCGAATTCCCGGAAGGATCGGGACGGTGGATATGAGCATCTACAATATGGGAGCCGGGCGGCTGCTCCGTTGTGAGAACATCCAGCGTTCGAATGGGCGATATAAGGTGCCGGTTTCGTATGAAGAGCTGTCTTCCCTTACTTATGATGACCTGGAAAAGCTGACATTGGAAAAGAGGTGTCTGGAGAAAACGGAATGCGTGCTCCCTACCCCGGTCCCGAAGATCGTGGAATTGTTCCAGGAAGCACATAAGCAGGTTCACTCATGGGACTCCCTTATGAATCCGACAAAGGCGGTATCCGAGTTGGAGCGCTGCAGCTATATCAAATATTGTCGTGAGAATGCAGAAACTCTCTCGGAGGAAGCATGGTTTGGCATGGTCAATGTGCTGGCTCCGCTTGGCAAGCGTGGCAGGGATGCCATTCACAGCCTTAGCAAGCCGTATCCTAATTACGATTATGTCGAGACTGAGATGAAGATTAAGCGGGCTGTTATGGGCAATAAGCCACATACCTGTGCCACGCTTAAAGGCATCTGGGACTGTGGCAGAAATTGTGGCGTGAAAAGTCCGACAGTCCTGTGGCGTAAGAAGGATGCTGAAAAGGTGACAGCAGAGCGTTTCGTCAGTGATGAAGCCGGGCTGTTTTATATTACGGACCCTGATGAGCCGGATCTCGGACGAGAGTTTATCTGCTCGCCATTGGAAGTGAAGGCCTTCGTGCGGAACCCACAGAATTCATCGTGGGGGAGGCTGGTAAGCCTGACCGATCCGGAAGGCGTTCAACATGAGATTCAGCTTAGTATGAGTGACCTAGGCGCTAACGGTGATCCATGGCGGGCCTCATTGCTTGATCATGGCCTGAGCCTTCCGCCCACCAAGTTCGCCCGCACCAAGTTGCAGGAATATCTCCTCACTGCTCAACCTGGGAAGTTCGCCAGAAAAGTGGACAAGCTCGGTTGGCATGGCGAGGCCTACGTTCTGCCGGATGGCGTGATCGGTGGGAGGAGTGATGAGGCTATCATTCTCGAAAGTGCTGTGTCCGACGATCTCTTCAATACGGCGGGTACACTCGAAGAATGGCAGGAGCAGATTGGTCGCTACTGCGTGGGAAACAGCCGCCTGATTTTGGCCGTGTCCTTTGCCCTGACAGGCTGCCTTCTACGCCTTTTGGGTATGGAGGGCGGAGGCCTTCACCTCTTCGGCGACTCCTCATGCGGAAAGACCACGGCCCTGAAGGTTGCTGGTTCTGTTTGTGGTGGAAATGCGGGGAAGCCGTTCCTGCGCCAGTGGAGAGCGACGGATAATGCCTTGGAAAGCACCGCCGCTCTCCACAATGACAACCTGTTGTGTCTGGATGAGATCAGCCAGGCCACGCCCAAAGTGGTCAGCGAGGTTGCATATATGCTGGCCAATGGGCAGGGGAAGGGCAGAGCCAACCGGAAGGGCAATGCCAGAGCCCGCAAAGAGTGGGTGCTGGCCTTCCTGTCAAGCGGCGAAAAGACGCTGAGTGACAAGATCAGCGAAGACTTCAGGTTTGATTCTCTGGCCGGTCAGATGGTCCGCGTGGTTGATGTCGCGGCTAATGCCGGTGATGGTCTGGGGATCTATGAGAACTTGCATGACTTCGCAAGCGGGCGAGAACTGAGTGATTACCTCTCTCAACAGTCCGTGAAGTTCTATGGGACTCCCCTGCGGGCCTTCCTTCAACAACTCGTGGCGGCTCCCGATGTGTGTCGCAAATCCGTGAGTGACAGGATCAATCGGTTCCGTGAACAGTATTGTCCGGTCGATGCTTCCGGGCAGGTGCAGCGAGTCTGTGCACGATTCGGTCTGTCAGCCGCCGCAGGAGAGATTGCTTCGGAACTCGGTATTCTGCCGTGGCCGGGACAGACGTCCGACAAAGCCATGTCCCAACTGTTTAGCGACTGGATTGCGTGGCGCGGTGGCATCGGCAATGTGGAAGAGGACAAAGCCCTGGAACGAGTCCGTGAATATATAGAAATGTACGGTGAAACGCGTTTTGGTGAACTACATGATAAGTTTCAACCATACAATGCGGTCGGGTATCGCTATCTCGACAACTTCGAAGTGCGGTATTTCATGAAGGTTCCGGCGTTTCGCAAGGAACTCTGCAAGGGTATATCAATAAAGAATCTACTGAAGCTCTTGAATGAGAAAGACTGCCTAGCCCATAATAGCAAAGGAGAGATCAAAGAATTCAAAAGCGTGAGGGGGACCACGGTTCGTGGCTACACTCTGATAGCTGAAGGTCTGAGTGCACTCTAGCCTGTCTATATAATAGTGCGTTCTGTGTATTGTGTGCGGCAGCGTTTGAGTGAAGTCCTAGTATGATGTCAATAGAGAACGATCGCACATTCTGCACGTATTGCACATGCTTACAGCGTATGTGCTGTTCAAGTGAAATCAGACATATATCATTAAATTGAACAACCTGGCTTTTTAGCTGGAGTTCTTGAAATAACCAAAGCCCCAGGCCGCTACATGCGGCCTGGGGTGTTTTCATTGTTGGGAGGAAAATATGGAAACACAGATGAATTCTTCCGAGATTACTGAGTTGGCAGAGGCGATGATTCAGGTGCAGCAGATGCTTTCTCCGGCGTTGAGGGATGCAGAAAACACGTTCACTAACAGTCGGTATGCAACACTGCATTCCGTCATGAATGCATGCCGGGATGCCCTGCTTGAGCATGGCATTTGGTTGACCCAGTATCCGGTGTCGGTGGAAGCGAACCAGTTAGGGCTGGTAACCAAGCTTGTCCACGCTGAGACTGGACAATGGCAGGCATCCCTCTTGACGATGCCGCTGCCCAAGAGTGACCCGCAGGGCTATGGTTCTGCCATGACCTACGCCCGTCGTTACGGGATGGCTGCTTTGGTTGGGATTGTGACCGAGAGCGATGATGATGGCGAATTGGCTTCCTTTCAGGGAGAACCGCACAATCCCGGATTTTCCCCCCGGAATTATGGGAGGAATTCGAATGCTTCGCAGCCCCAATTGACTCCCAAGAGTGGTGATACTGGCATGACAAATTTGCCCCGTCTCGACGGTGTGCAGTACCGAAAGGGCGCAGCCAATGACGGCAAGCAGTGTGTGTTAGCTACAGGCGATACTCATTCCAAGAAAGAGCTTTTGCGTAAGGCCGGGTTCCGCTGGGATGGCATTCGCAAGGTCTGGTGGAGGTATACAGATGCAGCATGATGACACCAAATCGCAGGGATTGTTGCGGCTTCTTACCCAGGGACTCCTGACTCATGCCGAGCAGAAAACAGCTAACGAGCTTGGGGATAGGAGTCAGTACATTGGCATGTCCGACATTGGCAAAGGGATGGAATGCATGCGGGCAGCCGTGGCCAACAAGCTTGGTTTAGCCATCTTTCCCGCCATATCTGCCGTAGGCGAGCTTGCTCCCAAAGATCTTGCCCATACCCTTGGACGACAGATCATCCTGCAACGAGGTCATTGGCAGGAGCATGGTATTGAACTGGCTCTAGCGACCACTGGCGTAAAACTTATACCGCAGCTTGAGATAGCCATTGAGCACAACAGTGTGCCTATCAAGGCACATCTGGACTTTACTCTGGTCTGGGGCGGAAAACGACCAGCCGTGCGGATTCTGGAACTCAAGAGCAACGAGCGAATTCCCGATTCGCTGTATGCCTCATATGAAACACAGCTCTATGGGCAGGTGGGCTTGCTCAAATCCTGCTGGACCGAGCCGTGCTTTTCCGTCCCGGAAACGGCGGCGCAATCGGTCACGTTTCCGCAAGCTATGCAGTCCATATTTGGTGTGGCATTCCCCGATTCTCCGGATAACGTGGATATCGAGGCGTGGGTGCTTTCCATCTCTTTGTCCGAGGTTAGGCCATTCGGTCCTTATCTGCCGGAAGAGGGCATGCTTGAGGTGTGCTTGCAGACGGTGGTTGCCATCTGGCGAACAGCTGAGGATGTGCGTACTGGCAGTCTGGAGTTGAATGACCTTGATTACTGTCGAGGGTTTCATCCCCTTTGTGATTGGTGTGACGTCAATGCGGACTGTCCAAAGTTTCAGGACGTGAATCTCCCTTTTGATTCAGCCTGTGGCCTGGAGTTGGAAGAGCTTGCTTTGCTTAAAGAGCGAAAGGCCGCTCTGGAGAAGCGTATCGTAGAGTCAGAAGAACGCATCCGGCAAACATATCGCCTTGTTGGTGGGCAGAATTGGCTCTCGGCTGGAGATCGTCGTTTCCGTGTTGCAAACATTGCAGGTCGCAAGACTTTGGATCGCTCCCAGGTTCTGGACACTTTAACCTCATTGATTGGTGATGAACTTAAAGCGCAAAAAGCGTTGGAGCAGTGCGAAAAGTTAGGCAAGCCACATGAACGGCTGTATGTCAGCAAGATCAACAAACCGCTGAAATCGGCAGCATAGTATTTAGAAATACGAAAAGCAGAAAGGCGCATCTCCTCACGGGGGTGCGTCTTTTCTATTTCCTAAAGGAGAAAATCATGAGTGAATCCCTCAAAGAATTAGAAACATTGCAACCTGTAGACCTCGACGCCGGTGAAACCTTCAGTGGCAAAACGTCCAAACGCACAGTGCGCGGCTTTGCGTCCGCGTCTTCGTTCACCCCAGATCTGAAGCCGGAATACGTGTTTCACGACTCCAGCCATGATGCAGTCGTGTGGTTTATGGACTCATCCGATCCGCTGTACGTCTTTGGCCCCGCAGGGAGTGGAAAGACAAGTCTCATCAAACAGCTTGCTGCCAAGCTCAATTACCCTGTGTTCGACATCACCGGTCATGGGCGGCTGGATTTTCCAGATATGGTGGGCCATCTGACCGTGGAGGATTCGAACATGTCTTTCCTGTATGGGCCGCTTGCATTGGCCATGAAATTCGGTGGTCTCTTCCTGCTCAATGAGATCGACCTGCTTGATCCGGCAACGGTTGCTGGCTTGAACGGCATTCTGGATGGAGATCCGCTCTGCATTCCGGAGAACGGTGGGGAGATCATCAAACCTCATCCTTTGTTCCGATTTGCGGCCACGGCCAATACCAACGGCGGCAATGATGAAACGGGGCTCTACCAAGGTACTCTTCGCCAGAATCTCGCATTCATGGACCGCTTCTGGCTGTGCGAAATCGGCTATCCCAAGCCCAAGGCAGAACGCGAATTGCTGCATCGAAAGGCTCCCGGCTTGCCCAAAGAAGTGCGCACGAAGATGGTCGAATTTGCCAACGAAGTGCGGAAGCTCTTTATGGGCGAAGCGGACGGCAACTTCCGCGACACCATTGAGGTGACGTTCTCAACTCGTACCCTGATTCGCTGGGCAGATCTCACAGTCCGATTCCAACCGTTAGCCCGACAGGGCATCCAACCCGTGACATATGCGCTCGATCGCGCTCTTGCTTATCGCGCCACGCCGGAGACCCGGACGGTGCTGCATGAGCTTGCTCAACGCATGTTCCCGCAACAAGAGGAGAATGAAAAATGATGAATATCGACATAACTGTTCTCGACAACCTGATCGCTCTGAATCTCGACGTGAAGATTTGGACTGCGCGTAAGAAGCTACTGCCTGTAGACTTTGGTGGTGCAGAACTGCCGCCCGAAGAACTGGCATCACTGGGTAGCAAGAAAATTTGCGATCCCAAAGAACTGCGGATTTTTGGGACTCTCAAGGCTCGCGCCGTGAACCTGCTGGATAGGACTGGCGTCCGCTTCCTCGGCGGCTGGGGTATCCCGGAAGACAAGGCTGATGAGATCGTAACTGAGTTGACCGACATTCGGGCTGACTTCCTGAATGCAAAAGCACAGTTTCTCAACCGATACGATGAAGCCATCAAAGACTGGATCGTTCAGCATCCCGGCTGGGAAAGCCTGATTGGTTCTTCTTCGGTAAGTGCGGATTACGTCCGCAGTCGGTTGGACTTCAAATGGCAATTCTTCAAGCTCGTTCCACCCAATGACAACGTTGTTGGGCATGGACTGCAAAATGAGGTGAGCGAACTGGGCGGAACCTTGTTTGACGAGGTGGCTAAGGCCGCTAGCGACACATGGAAACGCTGCTTTGAAGGCAAAGACAAGGTGACGCACAAGGCACTTTCGCCTCTGCGTTCCATCCATAGCAAACTCGCTGGGCTGACCTTTGTTGAGCCTCGCGTGGTGCCGGTAGTAGATTTGCTGGATACGGCTTTCAATCGTGTCCCCAAACGCGGGTACATCCATGGGAGCGCGCTGGTTATGCTACAAGGCGTAGTCTCTCTGCTCCGAGATCCGGTAACGCTTGTTACTCATGGGCAGAAGATTTTGGATGGGCAGGACTCATCCGAAATCCTGGCCGGATTGGTTGCTGACACGATTCAGCCTGTGTCGGAAGAATTGCCTCCCTCCGAAGCTGAGTTTATCCCTGAACAAGCTCACCAGCACCAAATCGACAGCCACGGGCTTTGGTGATCGTCATGAAGAATCAACTCATCATGCGATCTCTGCCCATGGTGGCTTCGGTGTTAGGGCGTAAATACGGCGTGAAAGTCGCCATTGGCGGAAGGGGTGCCTATACGGATGGAAGCACTATTCATCTGCCCGCACTCCCTTTGGAATCCAGCGAGACGCTCATTGGCCTGGCCCGTGGCTATATCGACCACGAGGCTGCCCACATTCGTGAAACGCGCTTCGATTGGTTGTGCCTGGCGAACCTGACTCCGCTGGAAATGCACGTGTGGAATACGTTTGAAGATTGGCGGGTTGAGCACCGGCTGGCCCGTTTGTTCCCTGGTTGCCGCCAAAACTTCAATTGGCTGATCAAGGATCTCTTCGGGAACCCATCCGAAAAGACAGCCGATCCAGCCATGGCTATTCTGAATTGGCTCTTGCTGTCTGTCCGCGCTTGGGATGTCCCTTCGCTCAACGGACAACGGGATGCAGTCGGAAGCTTTGTTGAGGCTCACTATCCCGGCCTGACTACACACTTGAATTCTGTTTTGAAGAAGGTCAACGCCTATTGCGATTCGACTCAGGATTGTATCCTGTATGCTCGCGAGGTCGTTTCAATCCTTAAGGATAAAGCGGCTATTTTGCCCCCGCAAAATGAGGCTTCGAGTGAGGGAAAAGCTACGAAAAAGGGCACCCCAGGCCGTCTCCCTTCAGAGGCGTTAAAACGCTTGATTAATACAGATGAAGCAGATCTACCTGACAATATGGGGGAAGCTCTGGCTGATAACCTGATCAGGGAAACCCCCAAAGACCTGAGCGAGGCACTCCATGTCGCTCAACTCGGCACCAAGTCAGCGAAGCCTATAGCGCCCGAAGATGCAAGAGCGGCTAAACGGGCATCGACTGCCCTCCGAACGCAACTTCAAGGGCTGCTTCAATCGTCCGTGCTTACACGAACGAAGGTTGGCAGGCATGGTCGGCTAGACGCA of the Pseudodesulfovibrio sp. zrk46 genome contains:
- a CDS encoding DUF927 domain-containing protein, with the translated sequence MLTRFFCYAKKEYGKPGRRTWLEFSEETLAQAIRDGAEFISTMTFSHKPQQGKPEPIRNGDLVLDLDYAKDPARAVVDALVFIEGLIVLGIDPAVLRIWLSGKKGLHIVIPAAVYGDMEGDALLPLIHKAFVGILLSRIPGRIGTVDMSIYNMGAGRLLRCENIQRSNGRYKVPVSYEELSSLTYDDLEKLTLEKRCLEKTECVLPTPVPKIVELFQEAHKQVHSWDSLMNPTKAVSELERCSYIKYCRENAETLSEEAWFGMVNVLAPLGKRGRDAIHSLSKPYPNYDYVETEMKIKRAVMGNKPHTCATLKGIWDCGRNCGVKSPTVLWRKKDAEKVTAERFVSDEAGLFYITDPDEPDLGREFICSPLEVKAFVRNPQNSSWGRLVSLTDPEGVQHEIQLSMSDLGANGDPWRASLLDHGLSLPPTKFARTKLQEYLLTAQPGKFARKVDKLGWHGEAYVLPDGVIGGRSDEAIILESAVSDDLFNTAGTLEEWQEQIGRYCVGNSRLILAVSFALTGCLLRLLGMEGGGLHLFGDSSCGKTTALKVAGSVCGGNAGKPFLRQWRATDNALESTAALHNDNLLCLDEISQATPKVVSEVAYMLANGQGKGRANRKGNARARKEWVLAFLSSGEKTLSDKISEDFRFDSLAGQMVRVVDVAANAGDGLGIYENLHDFASGRELSDYLSQQSVKFYGTPLRAFLQQLVAAPDVCRKSVSDRINRFREQYCPVDASGQVQRVCARFGLSAAAGEIASELGILPWPGQTSDKAMSQLFSDWIAWRGGIGNVEEDKALERVREYIEMYGETRFGELHDKFQPYNAVGYRYLDNFEVRYFMKVPAFRKELCKGISIKNLLKLLNEKDCLAHNSKGEIKEFKSVRGTTVRGYTLIAEGLSAL
- a CDS encoding ERF family protein yields the protein METQMNSSEITELAEAMIQVQQMLSPALRDAENTFTNSRYATLHSVMNACRDALLEHGIWLTQYPVSVEANQLGLVTKLVHAETGQWQASLLTMPLPKSDPQGYGSAMTYARRYGMAALVGIVTESDDDGELASFQGEPHNPGFSPRNYGRNSNASQPQLTPKSGDTGMTNLPRLDGVQYRKGAANDGKQCVLATGDTHSKKELLRKAGFRWDGIRKVWWRYTDAA
- a CDS encoding AAA family ATPase, giving the protein MSESLKELETLQPVDLDAGETFSGKTSKRTVRGFASASSFTPDLKPEYVFHDSSHDAVVWFMDSSDPLYVFGPAGSGKTSLIKQLAAKLNYPVFDITGHGRLDFPDMVGHLTVEDSNMSFLYGPLALAMKFGGLFLLNEIDLLDPATVAGLNGILDGDPLCIPENGGEIIKPHPLFRFAATANTNGGNDETGLYQGTLRQNLAFMDRFWLCEIGYPKPKAERELLHRKAPGLPKEVRTKMVEFANEVRKLFMGEADGNFRDTIEVTFSTRTLIRWADLTVRFQPLARQGIQPVTYALDRALAYRATPETRTVLHELAQRMFPQQEENEK
- a CDS encoding DUF3150 domain-containing protein, whose product is MMNIDITVLDNLIALNLDVKIWTARKKLLPVDFGGAELPPEELASLGSKKICDPKELRIFGTLKARAVNLLDRTGVRFLGGWGIPEDKADEIVTELTDIRADFLNAKAQFLNRYDEAIKDWIVQHPGWESLIGSSSVSADYVRSRLDFKWQFFKLVPPNDNVVGHGLQNEVSELGGTLFDEVAKAASDTWKRCFEGKDKVTHKALSPLRSIHSKLAGLTFVEPRVVPVVDLLDTAFNRVPKRGYIHGSALVMLQGVVSLLRDPVTLVTHGQKILDGQDSSEILAGLVADTIQPVSEELPPSEAEFIPEQAHQHQIDSHGLW